A portion of the Blastochloris tepida genome contains these proteins:
- the rdgB gene encoding RdgB/HAM1 family non-canonical purine NTP pyrophosphatase — MARRLEGGKLVVATHNSGKLREIRELLAPFAVEPVSAGELGLPEPDETGTTFAENARIKAEAAARASNLPALADDSGLAVWALHGAPGVFSARWAGSGKDFLPAMARVEAELAARGAVAPGQRIARFVAALCLAWPDGHVEAVEGTIDGDIVWPPRGTLGFGYDPIFRPEGETRTFGEMDAAEKHGIDWDAGRGLSHRARAFLKLAETCLVRR; from the coding sequence ATGGCGCGCCGGCTGGAGGGCGGGAAGCTCGTCGTCGCCACCCACAATTCCGGCAAGCTGCGCGAGATCCGCGAGCTGCTCGCGCCGTTCGCTGTCGAGCCGGTCTCGGCCGGCGAGCTGGGTCTGCCCGAGCCCGACGAGACCGGCACCACGTTCGCCGAGAACGCCCGCATCAAGGCCGAGGCCGCGGCGCGCGCGTCGAACCTGCCGGCGCTGGCCGATGATTCGGGGCTGGCGGTGTGGGCGCTGCACGGCGCGCCGGGCGTGTTCTCGGCGCGCTGGGCGGGCTCGGGAAAGGATTTTCTGCCGGCGATGGCGCGCGTCGAGGCGGAACTCGCCGCCCGCGGCGCGGTGGCGCCCGGCCAGCGCATCGCCCGCTTCGTCGCCGCGCTCTGCCTCGCCTGGCCGGACGGCCATGTCGAGGCGGTCGAGGGCACGATCGACGGTGACATCGTCTGGCCGCCGCGCGGCACGCTCGGCTTCGGGTATGATCCGATCTTTCGCCCCGAAGGCGAGACGCGGACATTCGGCGAGATGGACGCCGCCGAGAAGCACGGCATCGACTGGGACGCCGGGCGCGGCCTGTCGCATCGCGCCCGCGCCTTTCTGAAACTGGCGGAGACGTGTCTTGTGCGACGATGA
- the rph gene encoding ribonuclease PH: protein MRPSHRAPDQMRAVSLERGVARYAEGSCLVKFGETHVLVAATLEDKLPPWLKGQGRGWITAEYGMLPRATHERTRRESSTGRPSGRTQEIQRLVGRALRAVVDLPAMGERQITVDCDVLQADGGTRTAAITGAWVALHDCFAWMKARNMIPRIPLKDHVAAVSCGIHAGVPVLDLDYAEDSNAHTDANFVLTGEGGLVEIQGTAEKDPFSEADLMAMLGLARKGVGELVALQKLAVG from the coding sequence ATGCGTCCGTCCCACCGCGCCCCCGATCAGATGCGCGCGGTCTCCCTGGAGCGCGGCGTCGCCCGCTATGCCGAGGGCTCGTGCCTCGTGAAGTTCGGCGAGACGCATGTCCTGGTCGCTGCGACCCTGGAAGACAAGCTGCCGCCGTGGCTGAAGGGCCAGGGCCGCGGCTGGATCACCGCCGAATACGGCATGCTGCCGCGCGCCACCCATGAGCGCACGCGCCGCGAATCCTCGACCGGCCGCCCGTCCGGCCGCACCCAGGAGATCCAGCGCCTCGTCGGCCGGGCGCTGCGGGCGGTGGTCGACCTGCCGGCGATGGGCGAGCGCCAGATCACCGTCGATTGCGACGTGCTGCAGGCCGATGGCGGCACCCGCACCGCCGCCATCACCGGCGCCTGGGTGGCGCTCCACGACTGTTTCGCCTGGATGAAGGCGCGCAACATGATCCCGCGCATCCCGCTGAAGGATCACGTGGCGGCGGTGTCCTGCGGCATCCATGCCGGCGTGCCGGTGCTCGACCTCGATTATGCCGAGGACTCCAACGCCCACACCGATGCCAATTTCGTGCTGACCGGCGAGGGCGGCCTCGTCGAGATCCAGGGCACGGCCGAGAAGGATCCGTTCAGCGAGGCCGATTTGATGGCGATGCTGGGGCTGGCCCGCAAGGGCGTGGGCGAGCTCGTCGCGCTGCAGAAGCTGGCGGTGGGCTGA
- the hrcA gene encoding heat-inducible transcriptional repressor HrcA, whose amino-acid sequence MPLDRPVVVPPVALAQLDQRSREIFKQIVESYLATGEPVGSRNIARLITTPLSPASVRNVMADLEQAGLIFAPHVSAGRLPTESGLRFFVDALLEVGDLPASERASIEAQVAGEGRTMSGILAEASALLSGLSRGAGVVLVAKTDPRIKHIEFVGLDPGKALLVLVSDDGQVENRVVPLPPGLPASALVEASNFLASRIRGRTLAEARAELSAALTASQAELDQLTQRLVQAGLASWSGGAVGERRLIVRGQANLLEDLRALEDLERIRTLFDDLEAQRGVIDLLNRAEAADGVRIFIGSENKLFSLSGSSTIAAPYRDAEGRIVGVLGVIGPTRLNYARIIPMVDYTAKVVSRLLGAPPRDPASA is encoded by the coding sequence GTGCCGCTTGACCGTCCCGTCGTCGTGCCTCCCGTCGCGCTGGCCCAGCTCGACCAGCGCTCGCGCGAGATCTTCAAGCAGATCGTCGAGAGCTACCTCGCCACCGGCGAGCCGGTCGGCTCGCGCAACATCGCCCGGCTGATCACCACGCCGCTGTCGCCGGCCTCGGTGCGCAACGTCATGGCCGATCTGGAGCAGGCCGGGCTGATCTTTGCCCCGCACGTCTCGGCCGGCCGGCTGCCGACCGAGAGCGGCCTGCGCTTCTTCGTCGATGCGCTGCTCGAGGTCGGCGACCTGCCGGCCTCCGAGCGCGCCTCGATCGAGGCCCAGGTGGCGGGCGAGGGCCGCACCATGTCCGGCATCCTGGCCGAGGCCTCGGCGCTGCTGTCGGGCCTGTCGCGCGGCGCCGGCGTGGTGCTGGTGGCCAAGACCGACCCGCGCATCAAGCACATCGAGTTCGTCGGGCTCGACCCTGGCAAGGCGCTTCTGGTGCTGGTGTCGGACGACGGGCAGGTGGAGAACCGCGTGGTGCCGCTGCCGCCGGGCCTGCCGGCCTCGGCGCTGGTCGAGGCGTCGAACTTCCTGGCCTCGCGCATCCGCGGCCGCACTTTGGCCGAGGCGCGCGCGGAGCTTTCGGCCGCGCTCACCGCCAGCCAGGCCGAGCTCGACCAGTTGACGCAGCGTCTGGTGCAGGCCGGCCTCGCCTCCTGGTCGGGCGGCGCGGTCGGCGAGCGGCGCCTGATCGTGCGCGGACAGGCCAATCTGCTGGAGGATCTGAGGGCGCTGGAGGATCTGGAGCGCATCCGCACCCTGTTCGACGATCTGGAGGCCCAGCGCGGCGTCATCGACCTTCTCAACCGCGCCGAGGCCGCCGACGGCGTGCGCATCTTCATCGGCTCGGAGAACAAGCTGTTCTCGCTGTCGGGCTCCTCTACCATCGCCGCGCCCTATCGCGACGCCGAGGGCCGAATCGTCGGCGTTCTGGGGGTGATCGGCCCGACCCGGCTGAACTATGCCCGCATCATCCCGATGGTCGACTACACCGCCAAGGTGGTGAGCCGGCTGCTCGGCGCGCCGCCGCGCGATCCCGCTTCGGCTTGA
- the grpE gene encoding nucleotide exchange factor GrpE yields MTTSGHPLNPDQTPEAADPAAQNTAAQETAAQPNPADAAAASPVADASALAAEAADLRDKLLRTLAEMENLRRRTEREVADAKSYAIAAFARDVLNVADNMERALAAVPAEAVAHDAALKTLVEGVQLTERELAKTLDKHGVRRVEAAGGKFDPNLHQAMFEVPNPDVPTGTVVQVVQTGYVLGERILRPALVGVAKGGPKQAPAAPAADGGAA; encoded by the coding sequence ATGACGACGTCCGGACACCCCTTGAATCCCGACCAGACCCCCGAGGCCGCCGATCCCGCGGCGCAGAACACTGCGGCACAAGAGACCGCCGCCCAGCCGAACCCGGCGGACGCGGCCGCCGCCTCGCCCGTCGCCGACGCCTCGGCGCTGGCGGCCGAGGCCGCCGACCTGCGCGACAAGCTGCTGCGCACGCTGGCCGAGATGGAAAACCTGCGCCGGCGCACCGAGCGCGAGGTTGCCGACGCCAAGAGCTACGCCATCGCCGCCTTCGCCCGCGACGTGCTGAACGTCGCCGACAATATGGAGCGGGCGCTCGCCGCCGTGCCGGCGGAGGCCGTGGCGCACGATGCCGCGCTCAAGACGCTGGTCGAGGGCGTGCAGCTCACCGAGCGCGAGCTGGCCAAGACGCTCGACAAGCACGGCGTGCGCCGGGTCGAGGCGGCCGGCGGCAAGTTCGATCCCAACCTGCATCAGGCGATGTTCGAGGTGCCCAATCCGGACGTGCCGACCGGCACCGTGGTGCAGGTGGTGCAGACCGGCTACGTGCTGGGCGAGCGCATCCTGCGGCCGGCGCTGGTCGGCGTCGCCAAGGGCGGGCCGAAGCAGGCCCCCGCCGCCCCGGCCGCGGATGGCGGCGCGGCCTGA
- a CDS encoding ActR/PrrA/RegA family redox response regulator transcription factor, producing the protein MTDASAGEVAENSLPDDRSLLIVDDDKAFLQRLARAMEARGFSVSTAESVADGLAFLDHGAPAFAVVDMRLGDGNGLDVIAKLKEKRPDAHGIVLTGYGNIATAVNAVKAGAIDYLAKPADADDVAAALLANASRKPEPPENPMSADRVRWEHIQRVYELCGRNVSETARRLNMHRRTLQRILAKRAPR; encoded by the coding sequence ATGACCGACGCAAGCGCGGGCGAGGTGGCAGAGAATTCTCTGCCGGACGACAGGTCGCTGCTCATCGTCGATGACGACAAGGCGTTCCTGCAGCGCCTGGCGCGGGCGATGGAGGCGCGCGGCTTCTCGGTCTCGACCGCCGAATCGGTGGCCGACGGGCTGGCCTTCCTCGATCATGGCGCGCCGGCCTTCGCGGTGGTCGACATGCGGCTCGGCGACGGCAACGGCCTCGACGTCATCGCCAAGCTGAAGGAGAAGCGCCCCGACGCCCACGGCATCGTGCTGACCGGCTACGGCAACATCGCCACCGCGGTGAATGCGGTGAAGGCCGGCGCCATCGACTATCTGGCCAAGCCCGCCGACGCCGACGACGTCGCCGCGGCGCTGCTCGCCAATGCCAGCCGCAAGCCGGAGCCGCCGGAGAATCCGATGTCGGCCGACCGGGTGCGCTGGGAGCACATCCAGCGCGTCTACGAGCTGTGCGGCCGCAACGTGTCGGAGACCGCGCGCCGGCTCAACATGCACCGCCGCACTTTGCAGCGCATCCTCGCCAAGCGCGCCCCGCGCTGA
- a CDS encoding ActS/PrrB/RegB family redox-sensitive histidine kinase codes for MPKLLASTQRLERRSLRLDTLLTLRWLAVAGQAMVIVVVYHGFGYPMPVGWALAAVGISIWLNIALRLKYPHAHRLTNTEAAAILAFDIVQLALLLYLSGGLENPFALLFLGPVLISASALPPSTTVYLGFLALVCALVVAAVHQPLPWAPDSPLRLPPLYQAGVWLAILLGMSFVGVYGWQVAEETRQLTDALTAAELVLAREQHLSALDGLAAAAAHELGTPLATIATVAKELERELPAGTPHGDDVRLLREQSNRCRDILRKLTSLGTDEAPFDRMPISLLLEEVAAPHRLIGVSVRIERLADRSSEPVLLRNPGLLYGLGNIIENAVDYAEREVVISIRWTPRDVVVTVVDDGPGFAPDLLGKLGEPYVTARSPDRRKAAAGDQSGLGLGFFIAKTLLERSGAMLTIANRVPPEHGAIVRIGWLRAALDEAAAEAAALSSELQDIS; via the coding sequence ATGCCGAAGCTTCTCGCCAGCACCCAACGCCTGGAACGGCGCAGCCTGCGCCTCGATACGCTGCTCACCTTGCGCTGGCTGGCGGTGGCCGGCCAGGCCATGGTCATCGTCGTGGTCTATCACGGCTTCGGCTATCCGATGCCGGTGGGCTGGGCGCTGGCGGCGGTCGGCATCTCGATCTGGCTCAACATCGCGCTGCGCCTGAAATATCCCCACGCCCACCGCCTCACCAACACCGAGGCGGCGGCCATCCTCGCCTTCGACATCGTTCAGCTGGCGCTGCTGCTCTATCTCAGCGGCGGGCTGGAGAACCCGTTCGCGCTGCTGTTTCTCGGCCCCGTGCTGATCTCGGCCAGCGCGCTGCCGCCCTCCACCACCGTCTATCTCGGCTTCCTGGCGCTGGTCTGCGCGCTGGTGGTGGCGGCGGTCCACCAGCCGCTGCCCTGGGCGCCGGACAGCCCGCTGCGGCTGCCGCCGCTCTATCAGGCCGGCGTGTGGCTGGCGATCCTGCTCGGCATGTCGTTCGTCGGCGTCTATGGCTGGCAGGTGGCCGAGGAGACCCGCCAGCTCACCGACGCGCTCACCGCCGCCGAACTGGTGCTGGCGCGCGAGCAGCATCTCTCCGCCCTCGACGGTCTGGCGGCGGCGGCGGCGCACGAGCTCGGCACGCCGCTCGCCACCATCGCCACCGTGGCCAAGGAGCTGGAGCGCGAGCTGCCGGCCGGCACCCCCCACGGCGACGACGTGCGCCTCCTGCGCGAGCAGAGCAACCGCTGCCGCGACATCCTGCGCAAGCTCACCTCGCTCGGCACCGACGAGGCGCCGTTCGACCGCATGCCGATCTCGCTCCTGCTGGAGGAGGTGGCCGCGCCCCACCGGCTGATCGGCGTCAGCGTGCGCATCGAGCGCCTCGCCGACCGGTCGAGCGAGCCGGTGCTGCTGCGCAATCCCGGCCTGCTCTACGGCCTCGGCAACATCATCGAGAACGCCGTCGACTATGCCGAGCGCGAGGTGGTGATCTCCATCCGCTGGACGCCGCGCGACGTGGTGGTGACGGTGGTCGACGATGGGCCGGGCTTCGCGCCGGACCTGCTCGGCAAGCTCGGCGAGCCCTACGTCACCGCCCGCTCGCCCGACCGGCGCAAGGCCGCGGCCGGCGACCAGTCGGGCCTCGGCCTCGGCTTCTTCATCGCCAAGACGCTGCTGGAGCGCTCGGGCGCCATGCTCACCATCGCCAACCGCGTGCCGCCCGAGCACGGCGCCATCGTCCGCATCGGCTGGCTGCGCGCAGCCCTCGACGAGGCGGCGGCCGAGGCGGCGGCCTTGTCGAGCGAACTGCAGGATATATCTTGA